The following proteins come from a genomic window of Lachnoclostridium phytofermentans ISDg:
- a CDS encoding ABC transporter substrate-binding protein codes for MKKVLSIVLTIVMLTALLSGCGKTNDKGASSKNVNGVDISKPVTLTWYLHGSTVTDDKAVLEKANAYLKDKLNVTLKPIWGTWGDFNDNVVLSISGGDDVDIYFTCSWTQDEYNAYARNGAWLRLDKEGNNFIEKYAKDIWKLLPDVLKTGATVQGNDGLGVYAIPGYKDSATQNCWDVNVTLLEKYGYTIDDIKNTDYYGFDKILKTVKEGEGNDFYPLNVEGMVLERMVNNSIIVAGDSGISNMLSYYMNPTDTAKEGIYGNKILSKFETPEYKKFVEKTREYYSAGYIDPKMAIRNQANDARVAAQDTGKYLIGTQSYSLGYEAEASARRGIDVQMVPVTPAYLDTAVSQGAMMAISAGCKNPERALMFLNLLNTDPYLMTLLDYGIEGVHYDIVNGGEARLNKDARTSYSPWTNGMGNITLLPPLEGQGLDFWDNFKAYYGGCSEVPILGYCFNATSVENQLAALANVAQEFDLALNTGSIDPATKLPEFIQKLKDNGIDQVVAEANTQLENFLKEKNK; via the coding sequence ATGAAAAAAGTACTATCAATTGTCCTGACAATCGTGATGCTGACTGCACTACTTTCTGGTTGTGGCAAAACTAATGACAAAGGAGCTTCAAGTAAAAACGTAAATGGGGTTGATATATCAAAGCCAGTTACATTAACCTGGTATCTCCATGGAAGTACTGTTACCGATGATAAGGCTGTATTGGAAAAAGCTAACGCATACCTAAAGGATAAATTAAATGTAACCTTGAAGCCAATCTGGGGTACATGGGGTGACTTCAATGATAACGTAGTTCTCTCCATTAGTGGCGGCGATGACGTGGATATTTATTTCACTTGCTCCTGGACTCAGGATGAATACAATGCATATGCAAGAAATGGTGCTTGGCTTCGCCTTGATAAAGAGGGGAATAACTTCATTGAAAAATATGCTAAAGACATATGGAAATTGCTTCCTGACGTTTTAAAAACAGGCGCTACCGTTCAAGGAAATGATGGTTTAGGTGTATATGCTATTCCAGGCTATAAGGATAGCGCTACTCAGAACTGTTGGGACGTGAATGTAACGTTGTTAGAGAAATACGGCTATACGATTGATGATATTAAGAATACAGATTATTATGGCTTTGACAAGATTCTTAAGACTGTAAAAGAAGGAGAAGGTAATGACTTCTATCCGCTTAATGTTGAGGGTATGGTTCTGGAAAGAATGGTAAATAATTCGATTATCGTTGCCGGTGACTCCGGAATCAGTAATATGCTTTCATACTATATGAATCCTACAGATACTGCTAAAGAAGGTATCTATGGTAATAAGATACTTAGTAAATTTGAGACACCTGAATATAAGAAATTTGTTGAAAAGACTCGTGAATATTATTCAGCTGGATATATTGATCCTAAGATGGCTATTCGCAACCAGGCAAATGATGCTCGTGTTGCAGCTCAGGATACAGGAAAATATCTCATAGGTACACAAAGCTATTCTCTTGGATATGAAGCTGAGGCAAGTGCACGACGTGGAATAGATGTACAAATGGTTCCTGTCACACCTGCTTATCTTGATACCGCAGTTTCTCAAGGTGCTATGATGGCTATATCTGCGGGTTGCAAGAATCCGGAAAGAGCACTCATGTTCCTTAATCTGTTAAATACCGATCCATATCTTATGACTTTATTAGACTATGGTATTGAAGGTGTTCATTATGACATAGTGAATGGTGGCGAAGCTCGACTTAATAAAGATGCTCGTACCTCTTATTCTCCTTGGACTAATGGTATGGGTAATATTACCCTTCTTCCTCCACTGGAAGGTCAGGGGCTTGATTTCTGGGATAATTTTAAGGCTTATTATGGAGGATGTAGTGAAGTTCCAATCCTTGGATATTGTTTTAATGCAACGAGCGTTGAGAATCAATTGGCTGCATTAGCAAATGTTGCTCAAGAATTTGATCTTGCACTTAATACCGGTTCTATTGATCCAGCAACAAAATTACCGGAATTTATACAGAAACTAAAAGACAATGGTATTGATCAAGTAGTAGCTGAGGCAAATACTCAATTAGAAAACTTCCTTAAAGAAAAAAATAAATAA
- a CDS encoding carbohydrate ABC transporter permease, producing MKSDTVKIVSKRKSRINSINLPTEIGINIILGLFCLICVVPFIFVVIISFTSEESIREIGYSFTPTKWSLEAYKFAFNSSKAIWRAYFNSFFITILGTILSVLICVLYSYPLFRKDFKYRKFFTFFCFFTMLFGGGLVPTYYVSKNILGLSDNYAALIVPALFNPFNIIVMRTFFQSSVPTDIIEAAAIDGSGEYNTLFKIIVPIAKPGIATIALLNALAYWNEWYLAMLYIRTESLYPLQYLLMRTQNQIDFLTRNAAMLGSEISKLVHDLPQQNLRMALAVLIVVPIAFAYPFFQRFIISGLTIGSVKG from the coding sequence ATGAAATCTGATACGGTAAAAATTGTTTCAAAGCGTAAGTCTAGAATTAATTCAATCAACCTGCCTACTGAGATTGGCATTAATATTATACTTGGTCTCTTTTGTTTGATTTGCGTTGTTCCGTTTATATTTGTTGTCATTATTTCTTTTACTTCAGAAGAGAGTATACGAGAGATTGGATACTCCTTTACCCCGACCAAATGGTCACTGGAAGCATATAAATTCGCATTCAATTCCAGCAAAGCAATTTGGCGTGCCTACTTTAACAGCTTTTTTATTACTATTCTGGGTACGATATTAAGTGTTTTGATTTGTGTACTATATTCTTATCCATTATTCCGAAAGGATTTTAAGTATCGAAAATTCTTTACCTTCTTCTGTTTCTTTACTATGTTGTTTGGGGGAGGCTTAGTACCAACCTATTATGTTAGTAAGAATATCTTGGGCTTAAGCGATAATTATGCGGCGTTAATTGTACCGGCGTTATTTAATCCGTTTAATATTATTGTTATGCGTACTTTCTTTCAAAGTTCGGTGCCGACGGATATCATTGAAGCTGCAGCAATTGATGGCAGCGGAGAATATAACACCTTGTTCAAAATAATCGTTCCGATTGCAAAGCCCGGAATTGCTACCATTGCATTACTGAATGCACTGGCATACTGGAATGAATGGTATCTAGCAATGCTGTATATCCGAACTGAAAGTCTTTATCCACTGCAGTATTTGCTGATGAGAACGCAGAATCAGATTGACTTTTTAACCAGGAATGCCGCCATGCTGGGTTCGGAGATTTCAAAGCTTGTACATGATTTACCGCAGCAAAATTTAAGAATGGCGCTTGCTGTACTTATTGTAGTACCGATTGCCTTTGCCTATCCATTCTTCCAGCGGTTTATCATATCGGGTCTTACAATAGGATCAGTAAAAGGGTAA
- a CDS encoding ABC transporter permease, which translates to MSDSMVPRKPPSKGFAKKKKNIILLSMLAPGAIWLILLRYLPMFGIVIAFQKFTIYTKNPTLLNNIIHSDWVGFKNFGFLFTTSDSWKMIRNTVGYNALWIVLGTVIAVSFAIMLSLLTKKFVAKAYQTLMFFPYFLSWVVASYFLMAFLDPTYGLINHLQKQWGIEATQWYFVSKPWPILLTVAYLWKNIGYSTVLYLAAITGIDTSQYEAASIDGANKKQQIRYITIPHLKTMIIILFIMSVGRIVNSDFGLFYQVPQNNGPLFPATQVLDTYVYRAFMATNNPGMSTAASLLQNVVGFFCVITANSIVRRIDEESSLF; encoded by the coding sequence ATGTCTGATTCGATGGTGCCTAGAAAGCCGCCTTCAAAGGGTTTTGCGAAAAAGAAAAAAAATATTATTTTACTAAGTATGCTTGCTCCAGGAGCGATTTGGCTTATCCTGTTGCGATATCTACCGATGTTCGGTATCGTAATTGCGTTTCAGAAATTTACCATTTACACGAAAAATCCAACTCTACTTAACAATATTATACATAGCGATTGGGTAGGTTTTAAAAACTTCGGGTTTTTGTTTACAACCTCGGACTCCTGGAAAATGATTAGGAACACAGTTGGCTATAATGCTTTATGGATTGTGCTTGGAACTGTCATCGCAGTATCTTTCGCGATTATGTTAAGCTTGCTAACCAAAAAGTTCGTAGCAAAAGCCTATCAGACCTTGATGTTCTTTCCTTACTTTCTAAGCTGGGTTGTTGCAAGTTATTTCTTAATGGCTTTTTTGGACCCGACATACGGTCTTATCAATCACCTTCAGAAGCAGTGGGGAATAGAGGCAACCCAATGGTATTTTGTTAGCAAGCCATGGCCCATCCTTCTGACGGTTGCTTACCTTTGGAAGAATATCGGCTATTCCACAGTTCTGTATTTGGCAGCAATTACGGGTATAGACACCTCGCAATATGAAGCAGCAAGTATTGATGGAGCGAATAAAAAGCAGCAGATCCGATATATAACAATTCCTCATTTAAAAACCATGATTATCATCCTGTTTATCATGAGTGTAGGACGTATTGTTAATTCTGATTTCGGGTTGTTTTATCAGGTACCTCAAAACAATGGACCTCTGTTCCCTGCCACACAGGTTTTGGATACATACGTATATCGTGCATTTATGGCTACTAATAATCCTGGTATGAGTACGGCAGCCAGTCTGTTGCAGAATGTAGTTGGTTTCTTCTGTGTCATAACTGCTAACTCAATCGTACGCAGAATAGATGAAGAAAGCAGTTTGTTCTAG
- a CDS encoding glycoside hydrolase family 18 protein: MFRENAKIVKVAYLPIFKIWHAGDVPGDLLTDVNLAFGEIAPDSTIQVNPIKELDLPKELEILKQNYPNLRINLAIGGWGADGFSDMAFTKETRSVFINSIVSYLEAYDLDGVDIDWEYPTRDHSGLIKARPEDTENFILLMKEIRSKFNELSKTSDKKYTLSFAAPAGDWAVETFGIKEVSNTVDYINLMAYDYVGPWSRVTGHHSNLMECKEAPNHISTYQVIQNYLKVCNPEKLVLGIPAYGYGWRGVASENHGLFQAAEAAISHEESDFTYNNLKENYISKNGYTRYWDDISKAACLHNGDILITYEDLEAIRYKVDTVKKLRLGGMMYWEQTQDLTGDIIKTISEGLENQ; the protein is encoded by the coding sequence ATGTTTAGAGAAAATGCAAAAATTGTAAAAGTCGCTTATTTGCCTATTTTTAAAATCTGGCATGCGGGAGATGTGCCCGGAGACTTATTAACAGACGTAAATCTTGCTTTTGGTGAAATAGCACCCGATTCGACCATTCAAGTAAATCCAATCAAAGAATTAGACCTTCCAAAAGAATTAGAAATATTGAAACAAAATTATCCTAATCTTAGGATTAATCTAGCTATCGGAGGTTGGGGTGCAGATGGTTTTTCTGATATGGCTTTTACTAAGGAAACCCGTTCTGTTTTTATTAACAGCATTGTTTCCTATCTGGAAGCTTATGACCTGGACGGTGTCGATATTGACTGGGAATATCCTACAAGAGATCATTCAGGACTAATTAAGGCACGTCCTGAAGATACTGAAAATTTTATACTTTTGATGAAAGAAATACGCTCTAAATTCAATGAGCTTTCTAAAACAAGCGATAAAAAGTACACCTTATCATTTGCAGCACCTGCGGGTGATTGGGCTGTGGAGACTTTTGGAATAAAAGAAGTAAGTAATACTGTAGATTATATTAATCTTATGGCATATGATTATGTAGGTCCATGGTCCAGGGTAACCGGACATCATAGTAATTTAATGGAATGCAAAGAAGCACCTAATCATATAAGTACATATCAGGTAATACAAAATTATCTTAAAGTTTGTAATCCTGAAAAATTAGTCTTGGGTATTCCTGCTTATGGATATGGATGGAGAGGTGTTGCATCTGAGAATCATGGACTATTCCAAGCTGCAGAAGCCGCGATTTCACATGAAGAATCGGATTTTACCTATAACAATTTAAAGGAAAATTATATTTCTAAAAATGGTTATACCAGATACTGGGATGATATCTCAAAAGCCGCCTGTCTGCATAATGGTGATATTTTAATTACTTATGAAGATTTAGAAGCAATTCGATACAAGGTTGATACTGTGAAGAAACTGCGATTAGGCGGTATGATGTATTGGGAGCAGACTCAAGATCTTACAGGTGATATTATTAAAACGATTTCAGAAGGATTAGAGAATCAGTAA
- the lysS gene encoding lysine--tRNA ligase, which produces MGIQELEENRRQKLELVKEHQNPYPERYQVTHELKDAIKLLDGTKDISVAGRILSIRRMGKLCFVNIGDIYGKLQVAIRRDDVGEEAYEFFRQGFDIGDFLGVSGEIFTTQTGEKTIRAQKLTFLGKAFKPLPEKFHGITDKDSCYRQRYLDLIMNEDTRNRFLLKFQMIKEIRRYLEDSGYLEVETPVLNDKPSGATARPFISHHNALDMEVNLRIAPETYLKRCIVGGIPKVFEFARCFRNEGMDATHLQDFTMLEGYCAYYNYTDNMKFLQTMLATVIKKVFGSSLIKVGSQSIDFSGEWRVVTFRELLIKDCGIDINAYSNTESLLDKIKEEGIELHSETPIEQLSKGNLIDLLYKKVSRPKIISPTFLTEHPTSLSPLARANDDNKEIVDRFQLIINGAEVINAYSELVDPVEQKKRLMEQALAKANGDEEAMTMDYDYITAMEYGMPPISGWGMGVDRFLQVITGQENLRDTVLFPIMRPLNN; this is translated from the coding sequence ATGGGTATTCAAGAATTGGAAGAAAACAGAAGACAAAAGTTAGAGCTTGTGAAGGAACATCAAAATCCTTATCCAGAGAGATATCAAGTAACTCATGAATTAAAAGATGCAATTAAACTTTTGGATGGAACGAAGGATATATCAGTTGCAGGAAGGATATTATCCATCCGAAGGATGGGAAAGCTTTGCTTTGTTAACATTGGTGATATTTATGGTAAATTACAAGTTGCCATACGAAGGGATGATGTAGGAGAAGAAGCGTATGAGTTTTTTCGACAGGGTTTTGATATTGGTGATTTTCTTGGTGTATCTGGAGAAATATTCACTACGCAAACAGGAGAAAAGACGATACGAGCACAGAAACTTACGTTTCTTGGTAAGGCTTTCAAACCACTCCCAGAGAAATTCCATGGGATCACTGATAAAGATAGTTGCTATCGTCAGAGATATCTTGACTTAATTATGAATGAGGATACTAGAAACCGATTTTTATTAAAATTTCAAATGATAAAGGAAATAAGAAGATACTTAGAAGATTCTGGATATCTTGAAGTAGAGACACCAGTATTAAATGATAAACCGTCAGGAGCAACTGCACGTCCATTTATTTCTCATCACAATGCACTCGATATGGAAGTAAACTTAAGAATTGCACCAGAAACCTATCTAAAACGATGTATTGTAGGTGGTATTCCTAAGGTATTTGAATTTGCTAGGTGCTTTCGTAATGAGGGCATGGATGCAACTCATTTGCAAGATTTCACAATGTTAGAGGGTTATTGTGCATATTATAATTATACTGATAACATGAAATTCTTGCAGACTATGCTTGCTACTGTGATAAAGAAGGTATTTGGAAGTTCTCTGATTAAGGTAGGTAGTCAAAGTATCGATTTTTCAGGGGAATGGAGGGTTGTTACATTTCGTGAATTATTGATAAAAGACTGTGGTATTGATATCAATGCATATTCCAACACAGAAAGTTTATTAGATAAGATAAAGGAAGAAGGAATCGAACTGCATTCTGAAACCCCAATAGAGCAGCTAAGCAAGGGAAATCTCATTGATTTACTATACAAAAAAGTTAGCCGTCCGAAGATTATCTCCCCAACCTTTTTAACGGAGCATCCAACATCACTGTCTCCTTTAGCTCGTGCAAATGACGACAATAAAGAAATAGTGGATCGTTTTCAATTGATAATCAATGGGGCAGAGGTTATTAACGCGTATTCAGAGCTTGTCGACCCAGTAGAACAAAAGAAGCGTCTTATGGAACAAGCGCTGGCTAAGGCAAATGGTGATGAGGAAGCAATGACAATGGATTATGATTACATCACCGCAATGGAGTATGGTATGCCACCAATCTCTGGTTGGGGTATGGGGGTAGACCGTTTTCTGCAAGTAATTACTGGGCAGGAGAATCTACGAGATACAGTATTATTTCCGATTATGAGGCCATTAAATAACTAA
- a CDS encoding GNAT family N-acetyltransferase, with amino-acid sequence MEWKKLKEEEIEVSLFDHFERYQNVTKCWRKIEGEWVIKDIAFLEQWGEEDYKILVSCLKNTVLTGGVVFGTFTDGCLKGFASVEGGIFGRDKEYLDLSSIHVSFDQRGSGVGKLLFRLCADWAREHGAKKLYISAHSAVESQAFYKAMGCREAIEYNKEHVEKEPCDCQLEFVLS; translated from the coding sequence ATGGAGTGGAAAAAACTAAAAGAAGAAGAAATAGAGGTATCATTATTCGATCATTTTGAGCGTTATCAAAATGTTACAAAGTGCTGGAGAAAAATAGAAGGTGAATGGGTTATCAAAGATATCGCTTTTTTAGAACAATGGGGAGAAGAGGACTATAAAATACTTGTGTCTTGCCTAAAGAACACAGTATTAACGGGTGGAGTTGTATTTGGCACATTTACGGATGGTTGTCTAAAGGGATTTGCATCTGTAGAAGGTGGTATCTTTGGTAGAGATAAAGAATATTTGGATTTATCAAGCATTCATGTATCTTTTGATCAAAGAGGCAGCGGAGTGGGAAAACTATTATTCCGCCTCTGTGCAGATTGGGCAAGAGAGCATGGTGCAAAAAAACTCTATATATCAGCTCATTCAGCTGTAGAATCACAAGCGTTTTATAAAGCGATGGGATGTAGAGAAGCAATAGAATACAATAAAGAGCATGTAGAGAAAGAACCTTGTGATTGTCAATTAGAGTTTGTATTAAGCTAA